The following coding sequences lie in one Maribacter forsetii DSM 18668 genomic window:
- a CDS encoding BamA/TamA family outer membrane protein: MLLIANGFIFSQNVNELKLSSEKDVSHSFYITSNVGNVSLENAKKILNEINAASKNDKNATLLLLGNVVDKEGFSANEKHQDKEKAYLKPLMQLWDEFNGSVILTPGQNEWVKGAPQSIDDLESFLQDNSKAKFWPNDGCPIEKETINDEVVLEMVDSQWYLEDWDNHPYINQKCEIKTRDQFLAEFKDDLKDSQGKTVIVAVYQPVMSNTKISMIDKMGGFTSQSYQNKDNRILRGRMETIASQFNDVIFVSGKDRNLQYLEDDGIPQIISGAIGKTERARAPKEEHIESDQNGYAKLTVFKDGSSKVDLIEINSGASEIAFTKKIERERLSIDEVSYPEKTSATTAKSSIYTKEETDKSRFYKWFWGDHYRKLYSKEIEAPILYLDELPNNMTPISEGGGTQSRSLRLIDDNENEYTLRALRKSALRFMQTNAIDNHYVKDYLDDTVAERYLMDFYTTAHPYAQFVMNDLSETLNVLHANPKIYYVPKQKGLGIYNEDYGNALFMLEEHAGDENKNFETFGTPDDIINTTDLRLELMETKDSYVDEASFIRARLFDMLVGNWDRHQDQWRWAQFKTEDGKKRYETIPRDWDQAFPKYDGTIIGLLKFAFPLLRKMESYDADVKNVKWFNLSGYPLDKTFIKTASWDDWKEQVEFIQEHISDEEIERVFNTLPEAAQDSSIDNIKVNLRSRRDGLLTIAKSYYDYLNNFEVVLGTEEEDDFLITRKLNGETNITITHDTIVSNNTYFTDQTNEIWVYGLDGKDTFTVDGEGKDLVNLRIIGGKKNDTYDFKNIKKVKLYDFKSKNNTIVNTSSKKWLTDSYDINTYDYQKRKYNENIVFPSVGFDGDTGFRIGLKDRFTTYGLANNPFKSQHTIGAEYFFATNGFAIDYNAEFAHVFYNWNLGFDARYASPNFTMNYFGEGNESQYDSDLDRDFNRVRIRQWNVSPYLVHKSAGSSYFIKSSLESFDVSNDDERLVGQVFAEGNDVYEQQLYLSGEIGYSYENQNDPAFPNRAMAANIATGYKSNINGFDNSFAFIKPSISLTYPLHPSGIAVIATKLAGEAILGDNYEFYHGAVIGGNTSLRAYRNERFNGKSAFYQSTDLRVGVTRFKTNFIPIQLGVSAGFDYGRVWSNNDNSSKWHNDYGGSVWISGFSALTGNLGFYHGDDGNRFVFSLGFNF, encoded by the coding sequence ATGCTTCTAATAGCAAATGGATTTATTTTTTCTCAAAATGTAAATGAGCTAAAACTATCTTCAGAGAAAGATGTTTCTCATTCATTCTACATCACCTCAAATGTGGGTAATGTTTCTTTAGAGAATGCAAAGAAGATATTGAATGAGATTAATGCGGCTTCTAAAAATGATAAAAATGCAACTTTATTACTGCTGGGTAATGTAGTGGACAAAGAAGGTTTTTCGGCTAATGAAAAACATCAAGATAAAGAAAAGGCGTATTTAAAACCTTTAATGCAATTGTGGGATGAATTCAATGGTAGCGTTATTCTTACCCCTGGACAAAACGAATGGGTAAAAGGTGCACCACAAAGTATAGATGACCTTGAATCCTTTTTGCAGGATAACAGCAAAGCCAAATTTTGGCCAAATGACGGTTGCCCAATTGAGAAGGAAACTATAAATGATGAAGTCGTGTTAGAAATGGTAGATTCTCAGTGGTATTTAGAAGATTGGGATAATCACCCATACATTAATCAGAAGTGTGAAATAAAGACTAGAGATCAGTTTTTGGCTGAGTTTAAGGATGATTTGAAAGATAGTCAAGGTAAAACAGTCATCGTGGCAGTGTACCAACCGGTTATGAGCAATACTAAAATCTCTATGATCGACAAAATGGGAGGTTTTACTTCTCAATCCTATCAGAATAAAGATAATAGAATTCTGCGTGGAAGAATGGAAACCATTGCAAGTCAATTTAACGATGTCATTTTCGTTTCTGGTAAGGATAGAAATTTGCAATATTTAGAAGATGACGGTATACCTCAAATTATAAGCGGTGCTATTGGGAAAACAGAAAGAGCAAGGGCGCCTAAAGAGGAACATATTGAATCTGATCAAAATGGTTATGCTAAGCTAACGGTATTTAAAGACGGTAGTTCTAAGGTAGATTTAATTGAAATAAATAGTGGAGCATCTGAAATTGCTTTTACCAAAAAGATAGAAAGGGAAAGATTATCTATAGATGAAGTTTCGTATCCTGAAAAAACAAGTGCAACGACAGCTAAATCATCTATTTATACCAAAGAAGAAACTGATAAAAGCAGATTCTATAAATGGTTTTGGGGCGATCACTATAGAAAGCTATACAGCAAAGAGATTGAAGCTCCAATTTTATACCTAGATGAATTGCCAAATAACATGACGCCAATTTCTGAAGGTGGTGGTACACAGTCTAGATCACTTAGGTTAATAGATGATAATGAAAATGAATATACCCTAAGGGCATTACGCAAGAGTGCATTGCGTTTTATGCAGACCAATGCGATTGACAACCATTATGTAAAAGATTACCTTGACGATACTGTTGCTGAACGCTATTTAATGGATTTTTATACCACGGCGCACCCGTATGCCCAATTTGTCATGAACGATTTGTCTGAAACACTAAATGTGTTACATGCAAACCCCAAAATATACTATGTACCTAAACAAAAGGGATTAGGAATCTATAATGAAGATTACGGCAACGCATTATTTATGCTAGAAGAGCATGCAGGTGATGAAAACAAAAATTTTGAAACCTTTGGCACACCTGATGATATTATTAACACTACGGATCTGCGATTAGAGTTAATGGAAACTAAAGATTCTTATGTAGACGAGGCAAGTTTTATTCGAGCACGTTTATTTGATATGCTGGTAGGTAATTGGGATCGTCATCAAGATCAATGGCGTTGGGCGCAATTTAAAACGGAAGATGGTAAAAAGAGATATGAAACAATACCTAGAGATTGGGATCAAGCTTTCCCTAAGTACGATGGTACCATTATCGGTTTACTGAAATTTGCCTTCCCATTGTTACGTAAAATGGAAAGTTATGATGCCGATGTAAAAAATGTAAAATGGTTTAACCTTTCTGGCTATCCGTTGGATAAAACTTTTATAAAAACTGCTTCTTGGGATGATTGGAAGGAACAAGTTGAATTCATTCAAGAGCATATATCAGATGAAGAAATTGAAAGAGTCTTTAATACTTTACCGGAAGCTGCACAAGACAGTAGTATTGATAATATTAAAGTAAACTTACGATCTAGACGAGATGGTCTACTAACCATTGCAAAATCATACTACGATTACCTAAATAACTTTGAAGTTGTTCTGGGTACCGAAGAAGAAGATGATTTTTTAATCACTAGAAAATTAAATGGGGAAACTAATATCACCATAACTCATGATACAATAGTGTCTAACAACACATATTTTACTGATCAAACAAACGAAATTTGGGTGTATGGTTTAGATGGTAAAGATACCTTTACGGTAGACGGAGAAGGAAAAGACCTTGTAAACCTTAGAATTATTGGTGGTAAGAAAAACGATACTTATGATTTTAAAAATATAAAGAAGGTAAAACTGTATGACTTTAAAAGTAAGAACAATACAATTGTTAATACTAGTTCCAAAAAATGGCTTACAGATTCTTATGATATTAATACATATGATTATCAGAAAAGAAAATATAATGAGAACATTGTTTTTCCTAGTGTAGGTTTCGATGGTGACACTGGCTTTAGAATAGGATTAAAAGACCGTTTTACAACCTATGGTCTGGCTAATAATCCATTTAAATCTCAACACACAATAGGTGCAGAATATTTCTTTGCTACCAATGGTTTTGCTATCGATTATAATGCAGAATTTGCACATGTATTCTATAATTGGAATTTAGGGTTCGATGCAAGGTATGCTAGTCCTAATTTTACAATGAATTATTTTGGAGAGGGTAACGAGTCGCAATACGATTCTGATTTAGACCGAGATTTTAATAGGGTACGTATAAGACAGTGGAATGTTTCTCCTTATTTGGTTCATAAAAGTGCAGGTAGTAGTTACTTCATAAAATCATCTTTAGAGTCTTTTGATGTTTCAAACGACGATGAACGTTTGGTAGGTCAAGTATTTGCAGAAGGAAATGACGTTTATGAGCAACAATTGTATTTATCTGGTGAAATAGGGTATAGTTATGAGAACCAGAATGACCCAGCTTTCCCCAACCGTGCTATGGCGGCAAATATCGCTACCGGTTATAAATCTAACATAAACGGTTTTGATAACAGTTTTGCATTTATAAAGCCTTCAATTTCATTGACATACCCATTACACCCAAGTGGTATAGCTGTCATTGCTACCAAGTTGGCAGGTGAAGCAATTTTAGGTGATAATTATGAATTTTACCATGGTGCCGTAATAGGTGGTAACACAAGTTTACGTGCATATAGAAATGAAAGGTTCAACGGTAAGTCCGCATTTTACCAAAGTACAGATCTTAGGGTAGGGGTAACGAGATTTAAAACTAATTTTATACCTATACAGTTAGGGGTAAGTGCAGGCTTTGATTACGGGCGCGTTTGGTCTAATAATGACAATTCTTCTAAGTGGCATAATGACTACGGTGGATCTGTATGGATTTCTGGTTTTAGTGCGCTTACGGGCAATTTAGGTTTTTACCATGGCGATGATGGCAACCGGTTTGTATTTTCTTTAGGTTTTAATTTTTAA
- a CDS encoding NUDIX hydrolase — protein MQNLKTHYHPDVVSLDKKSIFTRLATRSITMQGNSILLLYTERYEDYSLPGGGLEEGEDKIEGMLRELSEETGALEIRNIKPFGVYEEYRPWHKPDFDIQHMISYCYTCEINTELGASKMEHYEIKNGMTAKWVNIFEAIAHNKKTMLESAKKGMSIERETFLLELLAERMS, from the coding sequence ATGCAGAATTTAAAAACCCACTATCACCCAGACGTTGTGTCTTTAGACAAAAAATCTATTTTTACCAGACTTGCCACTAGAAGTATTACCATGCAAGGAAATTCTATTTTATTACTCTATACAGAGCGGTATGAAGACTATAGTTTACCAGGTGGTGGTTTAGAAGAAGGTGAAGATAAAATAGAAGGTATGCTTCGCGAACTTAGCGAAGAAACTGGAGCGTTAGAAATAAGGAATATAAAACCCTTTGGTGTATATGAAGAATATAGACCGTGGCACAAACCAGATTTTGACATTCAACACATGATTTCTTACTGTTATACATGCGAAATCAATACAGAGCTTGGCGCATCTAAAATGGAACATTACGAAATTAAAAATGGCATGACCGCAAAATGGGTCAACATTTTCGAAGCCATAGCTCATAATAAAAAAACCATGCTTGAAAGTGCTAAAAAAGGGATGTCTATTGAGAGAGAAACCTTTTTATTAGAACTGTTGGCTGAGCGTATGTCATAA
- a CDS encoding DUF481 domain-containing protein translates to MKLSFNFIKSVYIISIYILGYSANAQLVNIESKRMHTDSVRFVLSSDLLFNYTDNNGEYILQIGSNLTTQFKSKNLKSIYFFIGNVNLIRSKEEDFQNSYFLHARFNQKLTEVVRFEAFVQNQNNQKLTISERNLLGVGLRLKLFSKNGSVAYFGNSYIYEIESVEDSDQKFYNHRNSSYISLNQNFKKYNLDITGTLYFQPLYDNISNHRILSQFKAQMPLTKRISFSALYNYAVINFNSELEDNRTSNVSFGFTLNL, encoded by the coding sequence ATGAAACTGAGTTTTAATTTTATTAAATCCGTCTATATTATTTCCATATATATTTTGGGATATTCCGCAAATGCGCAATTGGTAAATATTGAATCAAAACGGATGCATACAGACTCGGTAAGGTTTGTACTAAGTAGCGATCTACTATTCAATTATACTGATAACAACGGTGAGTATATTCTTCAAATAGGTTCTAATCTTACTACACAGTTCAAATCTAAGAATCTTAAAAGCATTTACTTTTTTATAGGAAATGTAAACCTAATACGTTCTAAAGAAGAAGACTTTCAAAATTCATATTTTTTACATGCCAGGTTTAATCAAAAACTTACCGAGGTGGTTCGGTTTGAAGCATTTGTTCAAAATCAAAATAATCAGAAACTAACCATATCCGAAAGAAATTTATTGGGCGTTGGCTTACGATTAAAATTGTTCTCAAAAAATGGTTCTGTTGCTTATTTTGGTAACTCATACATTTATGAAATTGAATCTGTAGAAGATTCTGACCAAAAGTTTTACAATCATAGAAATAGTAGCTATATCTCTTTAAATCAGAATTTTAAAAAATATAACTTAGATATTACCGGTACACTGTATTTTCAGCCTTTGTACGATAACATTAGCAACCATAGAATATTAAGTCAGTTTAAAGCTCAAATGCCGCTTACCAAAAGAATAAGCTTTTCTGCACTTTATAACTACGCTGTAATTAACTTTAACTCTGAGTTAGAAGACAACCGTACATCTAATGTTAGTTTTGGGTTTACTTTGAATTTATAA
- a CDS encoding DUF5107 domain-containing protein yields the protein MRAQIKIILVLLISGLYSSTTAQSISIKEEILSLETYGFGEPNPVPLSADNPKIFPYFKFEGYQHTSKKQDWKVVTLENDYIKVQVLPEIGGKIWGAIEMSTGEEFIYKNEVVKFRNIAMRGPWTSGGIEFNFGIIGHHPSTATPVDYLTKTNEDGSVSCIVSNVDLPSNTKWTVEIRLEKDKAYFETNASWYNASPLTSSYYNWMTGAAKASSDLEFFIPGNKHLEHNGNSHSWPIDKEKHNLAMYNENKFGSSKSYHIVGEFKDFFGGYYHNTKFGFGHWSLYDEMPGQKLWLWALSRSGGIWEDLLTDTDGQYIEFQAGRLFDQYQPTNAVNPISQVGFDPNMMDKWSEIWFPFKQIGGMVDASPEGVLNVETVGAETIISVNALQNLDTKIEIFNGQETITESLSLKPMEIYSKRIATAKLENIEVSIVGTELEYKPISKPTELKRPFTSDLDLKISETEKLLFAGIEAIEYREYKKAEENLKKLISIDPSHSVALNKMAELEYRKSNYDKALEYANTVLRIDTYNANANYMAGIAYRASNDTVNALESLGWAARDIKFRSVSFAQIAELYLANKQLTRAETYAQKALDFNTYNVNAREVLLLTANAKNDTKALGKTKEDLLHIDPLNYLVALETKSSNTIVNDLAIQNEFKEESFLTIALRYKELGFDQKAIVALSMSKETVKNQLWLAFLKKVTSPHESEDLLSSAINKQVDFVFPYRRETIPVLKWATTKNDNWKLKYYLAQNYIAVGLKSKGIAILEELKNTPNSPIFYQFRAKLKQSNSDENAKKVAITDLQKALDLQPNNWKIWEENILLQQNIGDAENAYKFSKKATKKFPNNYNIALTHAKSLLSLKRYKEVAVVLENINVLPFEHASESRKIYEKTYQGLALDAITKNKYVEAKSILEKAKEWPENIGVGKPYTPDERIIDYLFAITLDKLNEEDKSKKLLQSNVDFTKNQLTRNTTNHLAGLLAAKKLHINSKELEIQLNTTDSILSKIAVAIFNNDMATLDTLKAQNYLSELELNQLKLLSKL from the coding sequence ATGCGAGCACAAATTAAGATTATCTTAGTATTATTGATTAGTGGGCTTTATAGTTCTACCACGGCACAATCTATCTCAATTAAAGAAGAAATACTATCATTAGAAACCTATGGTTTTGGTGAACCTAACCCTGTTCCCTTATCGGCAGATAACCCAAAAATATTTCCTTATTTTAAATTTGAAGGTTATCAACATACATCTAAAAAACAAGATTGGAAAGTTGTAACTCTAGAAAATGATTACATAAAAGTACAAGTACTCCCTGAAATAGGCGGTAAAATTTGGGGTGCTATTGAAATGAGTACAGGAGAGGAATTTATTTATAAAAATGAAGTAGTAAAGTTTAGAAATATTGCCATGCGAGGTCCATGGACATCTGGTGGGATTGAATTTAATTTTGGTATCATTGGTCACCATCCTTCAACAGCAACTCCAGTAGATTACCTAACCAAAACCAATGAAGATGGTAGTGTTAGTTGTATCGTTAGCAATGTAGACTTGCCTTCTAACACAAAATGGACGGTTGAAATAAGACTAGAAAAAGATAAAGCTTATTTTGAAACCAATGCATCTTGGTACAATGCATCTCCCCTAACTTCATCTTATTATAATTGGATGACCGGTGCTGCTAAAGCAAGTAGTGACTTGGAATTTTTTATTCCTGGCAATAAACATTTAGAACATAATGGAAATTCACATTCATGGCCAATAGATAAAGAAAAGCACAACTTAGCCATGTATAATGAAAATAAATTTGGCTCTTCTAAATCTTATCATATTGTAGGTGAGTTTAAGGATTTTTTTGGCGGATATTATCACAACACAAAATTTGGTTTTGGGCATTGGTCTTTATACGATGAAATGCCAGGACAAAAACTTTGGTTATGGGCATTATCTAGATCTGGAGGAATTTGGGAAGATTTATTAACCGATACAGATGGGCAATATATTGAATTTCAAGCAGGAAGACTTTTTGATCAATACCAACCTACTAATGCCGTCAACCCAATTAGTCAAGTAGGGTTTGACCCAAACATGATGGATAAATGGAGTGAAATATGGTTTCCATTCAAACAAATTGGTGGCATGGTAGATGCTTCACCAGAAGGTGTTTTAAATGTAGAAACAGTAGGTGCAGAAACTATTATTAGTGTAAATGCTTTGCAAAATCTAGATACTAAAATTGAAATTTTTAATGGTCAAGAAACCATTACAGAGTCTCTAAGTTTAAAGCCAATGGAAATCTATTCTAAAAGAATAGCCACAGCTAAACTTGAAAACATTGAAGTATCTATTGTGGGTACTGAGTTAGAATATAAGCCTATATCCAAACCAACAGAATTGAAAAGACCTTTTACATCTGACTTGGATTTAAAAATTTCTGAAACAGAAAAATTACTTTTTGCGGGTATCGAAGCAATAGAATATCGTGAATATAAAAAAGCAGAAGAAAATCTTAAAAAATTAATTAGCATTGACCCTTCTCATAGCGTTGCCTTAAACAAAATGGCAGAACTAGAATACCGAAAGAGTAATTATGACAAGGCCCTAGAATACGCAAATACCGTTCTACGAATAGACACTTATAACGCTAATGCGAACTATATGGCAGGTATTGCGTACAGAGCAAGTAACGATACTGTTAATGCATTAGAATCTTTAGGGTGGGCAGCTCGCGATATTAAATTTAGGTCAGTTTCTTTTGCTCAAATAGCCGAGTTATATTTAGCTAACAAGCAACTAACACGTGCCGAAACCTACGCTCAGAAAGCTTTAGATTTTAATACGTATAACGTGAACGCAAGAGAAGTATTATTACTTACCGCAAATGCAAAAAATGACACTAAAGCACTAGGTAAGACAAAAGAGGACTTATTACATATAGACCCATTAAACTATCTTGTTGCTCTTGAAACCAAAAGTTCAAATACAATTGTTAATGATTTGGCTATACAAAATGAATTTAAAGAAGAATCTTTTTTAACTATTGCACTACGTTACAAAGAACTTGGTTTTGACCAAAAAGCAATTGTAGCTCTATCTATGAGTAAAGAAACCGTAAAAAATCAATTGTGGTTGGCTTTTTTAAAAAAAGTTACAAGTCCTCATGAAAGTGAAGACTTGTTAAGTTCAGCCATTAATAAGCAAGTTGATTTTGTATTCCCTTATCGCAGAGAAACTATTCCTGTTCTTAAATGGGCTACCACCAAAAATGATAATTGGAAACTAAAATATTACTTAGCTCAAAATTATATTGCAGTAGGTTTAAAAAGTAAAGGCATTGCTATTTTAGAGGAATTAAAAAATACACCTAACTCCCCTATTTTCTATCAATTTAGAGCTAAACTAAAGCAATCTAATTCTGATGAAAACGCCAAAAAAGTGGCTATTACTGATTTACAAAAAGCATTAGATTTACAACCAAATAATTGGAAAATTTGGGAAGAAAACATTTTGCTTCAACAAAATATTGGAGACGCTGAAAATGCGTATAAATTTTCTAAAAAAGCAACAAAAAAATTCCCTAACAACTATAATATAGCTTTGACCCATGCTAAGTCTTTACTAAGTTTAAAACGTTACAAAGAAGTAGCTGTAGTTTTAGAAAATATTAATGTACTTCCTTTTGAACATGCTAGTGAAAGTAGAAAAATTTATGAAAAAACATACCAAGGGTTAGCCTTAGATGCGATTACAAAAAATAAGTATGTTGAAGCAAAATCTATTTTAGAAAAAGCAAAAGAATGGCCAGAGAATATTGGAGTTGGTAAACCTTATACTCCAGACGAAAGGATTATAGATTATTTATTTGCTATTACACTTGACAAACTTAATGAAGAAGATAAAAGTAAAAAACTACTACAATCAAATGTAGATTTTACTAAAAACCAATTGACGAGGAATACCACAAACCACCTTGCAGGTTTATTAGCCGCTAAAAAACTTCATATAAACAGCAAAGAACTTGAAATCCAACTAAACACAACTGATAGCATACTTAGCAAAATAGCCGTTGCAATTTTCAATAATGATATGGCAACATTAGATACACTTAAAGCTCAAAACTACTTATCAGAATTAGAGCTAAATCAACTAAAATTATTAAGTAAACTTTAA
- a CDS encoding MORN repeat-containing protein, whose amino-acid sequence MNIQLLSFVVLLTITQSIIGQTKKQQKEAEAYYKNEQLVNKFTNSWYWLFGQSNSQENNKDYSIVHWELNEGGWYSGQGFNNDYNGYGIQHKPKDNSFIFSNWKNTSPNGMTLSQSLDYSFMGTYENQEKNGFGITKWSNYKPFSNENYKNVIKYVGEYKDGIWSGYGIIYFRNGTYKSGIFVDSILSKELPKIEVLEALGF is encoded by the coding sequence ATGAATATTCAACTCTTAAGTTTTGTAGTACTACTTACTATTACACAATCAATAATTGGGCAAACTAAAAAGCAGCAAAAAGAAGCAGAAGCTTATTATAAAAATGAGCAATTAGTTAACAAATTTACAAACTCATGGTATTGGCTATTCGGACAATCTAATAGCCAAGAAAATAATAAAGATTACAGTATTGTACATTGGGAGTTAAATGAAGGTGGTTGGTATTCTGGACAAGGTTTCAACAATGATTATAACGGTTATGGCATTCAACATAAACCAAAAGACAACAGCTTTATTTTTAGTAATTGGAAAAATACGAGCCCTAACGGAATGACCTTGTCACAAAGTCTGGATTATAGCTTTATGGGCACATATGAAAACCAAGAGAAAAATGGTTTTGGTATTACTAAGTGGTCTAATTACAAGCCTTTTAGCAATGAAAACTATAAAAATGTTATTAAATATGTAGGTGAGTATAAAGATGGTATATGGAGTGGCTACGGAATCATTTATTTTAGAAACGGCACGTATAAATCTGGTATTTTCGTTGATAGTATATTAAGTAAAGAATTACCTAAAATTGAAGTACTTGAAGCGCTGGGGTTTTAA